In one Macaca nemestrina isolate mMacNem1 chromosome 2, mMacNem.hap1, whole genome shotgun sequence genomic region, the following are encoded:
- the PRR23E gene encoding LOW QUALITY PROTEIN: proline-rich protein 23E (The sequence of the model RefSeq protein was modified relative to this genomic sequence to represent the inferred CDS: deleted 1 base in 1 codon): protein MGTGASEKQAEQKVRCAFQASEEAHGTLATATPWVAVGSAYGSCTCLGAQRVTDLALWPVVGTSCVVYSCMGFSPQAYPAFWAYPWVLYGGYLWMGYLPPAALVPSVWLYWRGASSFDPLIGSPYLAALAPNLFPFPTRFPPTYSLASPTLGEATSSHCPQVGCQTPASSAPTAVLGGPSRGAPYLKTRKAPPSEWASRFSIWVPLSCCSSELRPLPPSPIEDSQLDPGCSRSCSRSPCRAHHRLFEC, encoded by the exons ATGGGCACAGGTGCATCAGAGAAACAAGCAGAGCAGAAGGTCCGCTGTGCCTTCCAGGCCTCCGAGGAAGCCCACGGGACTCTGGCAACCGCAACCCCCTGGGTGGCCGTGGGCTCTGCCTATGGTTCCTGTACCTGCTTGGGAGCCCAGCGTGTAACTGACCTGGCCCTCTGGCCTGTTGTTGGGACTTCCTGTGTCGTCTACTCCTGCATGGGATTTTCC CCACAAGCTTACCCAGCCTTCTGGGCTTACCCATGGGTGCTCTATGGTGGGTATCTCTGGATGGGTTATCTCCCTCCAGCTGCCTTGGTGCCTTCAGTGTGGCTATATTGGAGGGGTGCCTCCAGTTTTGACCCCCTCATAGGAAGTCCATACCTGGCTGCCTTGGCCCCCAACCTATTTCCTTTCCCCACGAGATTCCCACCCACCTACTCCTTGGCTTCTCCTACTCTGGGTGAGGCCACCTCCAGCCACTGTCCCCAGGTGGGATGCCAGACTCCAGCCAGCTCAGCCCCCACGGCTGTCCTAGGGGGGCCATCCAGAGGAGCTCCCTACTTGAAGACAAGAAAAGCCCCTCCCTCAGAATGGGCTTCCAGGTTCAGTATTTGGGTGCCTTTGTCCTGCTGCAGCTCAGAGCTCCGCCCTCTGCCCCCTTCCCCCATTGAAGATTCTCAGCTGGACCCCGGCTGCTCCCGCTCCTGCTCCCGGTCACCCTGCAGGGCCCACCACCGCCTCTTTGAGTGCTAA